ATATACCAACGATGAAGGCATTTTTGAAGCTTACCTTCTTTTCGGTATCCTTAGCTTTATCGGCAAAATAAAGAAGTACAGCAGTAACCAACAGCATAAAACCCACAAAACGCACGTTACCGCCAAAAAAGGCCTCTAGTTGCTCTTCAAAAAAGAGTCCGACTAAAACAGCGGGTAGCATGGAAATAATAATTTTAAGGGAGAATTGACCTTCTTCGTTCCATTGAAATTGAAACAATCCTCTTAAGATTTCCCAAACATCTTTTCTAAAAACTACAATGGTGCTCAAAGCGGTAGCAAAGTGAAGTACAACCGTAAAAAGTAAGCTCTCTTCGGGAACGGAATTATCACCTAAAATAGCCTTGCCAAGTTCTAAATGGCCACTAGAGGAAACAGGAAGAAATTCTGTTAATCCCTGTATTATACCAAGGATAATAGCATCTAGGGTATCCAATTAGTTTTTCTTTTTGTGAGGATTCAACAAAATTGCGTACACCTCGATTCCTAGACCAATGAGTACTAATGTAGGTGCTAGTCTTATTCTTCTAAAGTTGTATATCTCAGGATTAAAGACATTGGGGTCGTCCGTTCCCCCGCCACTCATCAAAATAAAACCTAAGGCAATACAGGCCAAACCAATGAACATGAACAAGTAGTTTTTCTTTTGAAAAATAAACTCCTGTTTAGGTGCTTGCTCAATTTTATTCTTTTTACCCATGAAGCAAATTTAGTAATATAATTCGTCCGTTCTTAAATTTAAAAAACGCTGTGTAGCGAAATAGGTACTTATAAGGGAGATAAGGATGCCTAAAAGAAAAACACCGACCAATAAAATTATCAGTATGGACGGTTCTTCCAAAAGGCCTAAATCCTGAAAATTAGTATTAACGTAATAAACCACACCTCCTATGGCAATAAGCGCTAATAAAGCACCAAGCATACCTAGTTTTATGTTTTGCCAAATAAAGGGCCTTCTTATAAAGGTTTTTGTAGCGCCCACCATTTGCATCGTTTTAATGATAAAGCGTTTAGAGTATATAGATAGGCGTATGGAACTGTTGATGAGGAGTACCGCTATAAAGGTAAAAATGCCACTCGCCACCAATATCCAAAACCCGATTTTCTCAACACTTTTGGCTACCATGCTCACAAGTACCTTATCATAACTTACTTCATCGACATAACTTTTTTCGGAAAGTTCATCCGCTATTTCCGTAACTTTTTCAGCAGTAACAAAGTCAGCGTTCAATTTTACATCAATGGAGTTTTTAAGCGGATTGTAACCTAGATAGTCTACAAAGTCTTCCCCGATTTCTTGGCTATGTTGTTCCGCAGCTTCCTCTTTGGATACATAGGTTGCTGATTTCGTATAATCGGACATGGCTAAGGTTTTCCGAAGTTGTTCAACTTCGATTTCTTTAGCGTCTTCCTTTAAAAAAACTGAAATCGTAATCTGTTCTTTAGACCGATCGGCCATCTTTTTAGTGTTGAGCACTAAAAGACCTAATATCCCTAAAAGAAAAAGTACCAAAGCAATACTCAGTACTACAGAGAAATAGGATGAAATAAGCTTTCGCCTTTGATAATTTTCAAAAGAAGTACTCATAGCTAGTAATCGAATTGTAAAAATAGCAAAGTAATGTGAAATGAGCGAGAACTCTAGAATATACCGTTCAACGCTTAAGCATAAAAGCTCCCTTGAACTCGGAATCCTCAATCTTAAGTCGGTACCAATACGTGGTGGCAGGTAAATTTTGGCCTTGAAAAGTCCCGTCCCAACTTAGATTATTTTCATTTGTACTTCTAATCAGTTTTCCAAATCGATTAAATATGAAAAGGCTACTGCTATTAAAAAACTCAACCCCTTGGATTTGAAACACATCATTGATGTTATCACCGTTCGGAGTAAAAAATTTAGG
This genomic window from Maribacter sp. MJ134 contains:
- a CDS encoding undecaprenyl-diphosphate phosphatase, with amino-acid sequence MDTLDAIILGIIQGLTEFLPVSSSGHLELGKAILGDNSVPEESLLFTVVLHFATALSTIVVFRKDVWEILRGLFQFQWNEEGQFSLKIIISMLPAVLVGLFFEEQLEAFFGGNVRFVGFMLLVTAVLLYFADKAKDTEKKVSFKNAFIVGISQAIAMLPGISRSGATISTSVLLGVDKSKAARFSFLMVVPLIFGKIAKDLFSGDLTFSGDNNLAMGAGFIAAFVAGLAACTWMIKLVRKSKLTYFAIYCLVVGLIAIVYGYSST
- a CDS encoding cell division protein FtsX, which gives rise to MSTSFENYQRRKLISSYFSVVLSIALVLFLLGILGLLVLNTKKMADRSKEQITISVFLKEDAKEIEVEQLRKTLAMSDYTKSATYVSKEEAAEQHSQEIGEDFVDYLGYNPLKNSIDVKLNADFVTAEKVTEIADELSEKSYVDEVSYDKVLVSMVAKSVEKIGFWILVASGIFTFIAVLLINSSIRLSIYSKRFIIKTMQMVGATKTFIRRPFIWQNIKLGMLGALLALIAIGGVVYYVNTNFQDLGLLEEPSILIILLVGVFLLGILISLISTYFATQRFLNLRTDELYY
- a CDS encoding DUF3098 domain-containing protein; the encoded protein is MGKKNKIEQAPKQEFIFQKKNYLFMFIGLACIALGFILMSGGGTDDPNVFNPEIYNFRRIRLAPTLVLIGLGIEVYAILLNPHKKKN